CCGCGTACTGAACGAAGAAGGTCTGCGCTTTGAGGATGAGTTCGTTCGTCACAAAATGCTGGACGCTATCGGCGACCTGTTTATGTGTGGTCATAACGTTATTGGCGCGTTTTCCGCCTTTAAGTCAGGCCATGCACTGAACAACAAACTGCTGCAAGCGGTACTGGCGAAACAGGAAGCCTGGGAATGGGCGACCTTCGAAGACGAAGCTGAACTGCCGCTGGCATTCAAAGCACCCAATCTGGTCCTGGCGTAAGTCAGGCACAAAACGGCGGGTTTCCCTGACACTCTCTCCGGTCAGTGGCTCCTGCCGTTTTTTATTGTCTCCTGCCATTTCTGTCTAAAGACAGGCTCATCACTGCCAACACTGGCTAAACGCTGTACAAAAAAGCGCGAAATCTCCCCGCAGCCGTTTAATCACTGGTGTGGAAGCCACACATAAATGCTATTATCAGGCGCTTGTATTGGCAGGGTACGCCGTTAAACACGGTGGATGACTTACTTACTGAAGTTTTGTGGACGGGTTGTGATCGGGATTTTTTCACGCTGGCGACAATTTGGCAGACGCTACTTCTGGCCGCATCTCCTGTTGGGGATGGTTGCAGCCAGCTTTGGCTTGCCCGCCTGTGCCCAGACTGCCGAACCTGCTTCCGCAGATACCCCTGTCAGCAGCCTGTTTACCGGCAATGTTGTTCGTTTTGACCATTTAATTCGCCTGCAGGAAACTGCGCGCCGTCCGAACTTCAATGTCGATTACTGGCATCAACATGCCATTCGTACCGTTATCCGCCATCTTTCCTTCAGCATGACGCCTCCGGCGCAGGCGGAAAACGAGAATGCAGTACCGCTGGCAGCACAAAAGCTGGCGTTGATCGATTCATTACAGGCATTGCTGACCTCGCCAGCGATGCCGCAGATTGCTGCTGAATCGCAGCCTGCCGTTCTGGCCTCAGAACCGCAACTTAATACCCCCGCTTTCTGGTTATCTGCTATTCGCGGCATTCGTGCCGGACCTTCATTGCTCAACTGCTAACTTT
This genomic stretch from Pantoea cypripedii harbors:
- the secM gene encoding secA translation cis-regulator SecM; the protein is MIGIFSRWRQFGRRYFWPHLLLGMVAASFGLPACAQTAEPASADTPVSSLFTGNVVRFDHLIRLQETARRPNFNVDYWHQHAIRTVIRHLSFSMTPPAQAENENAVPLAAQKLALIDSLQALLTSPAMPQIAAESQPAVLASEPQLNTPAFWLSAIRGIRAGPSLLNC